AGGGTTTCTGCCATGGCAGTACTAATATGATGGAACCCTAGTACAGAAAGCAGACAGCTGCTAACCCTTCAGAAGTCAAATACATATCACTTTCTCATCTCATTAGCACTGCTCGAGGCCAGCTTCATTTTCCAAGATGAGCAAAGACACCTACACTCgcgaaagaagaaaataatttatcaGCAAAAGTTATATGCTCTTGAAAACATCTAAAACATAACAAGTTATTCATCTCAATAGACATTTTAAACTGTCCTGAATGCACGCACTTCATCCctacaaaaattaatattcaatTCAGTATCACATATAGAATCAATAAAGTAGGGGCATAAAAATACAAACACTAACGAAGACAAAGTAATGATTATGTAATGCATGTACAACCTGCaagaaactaaacaaagtaaagTAACAACTTAGTGAGATTTCTACCAGTACCAGCTAAAAGTCCATGAAGATCCCTCATTTGAGGAACTTGATAAAACCTGTACTGCAATGGCCAATGCCAGACAAAGACACAAACCATCAACTTAAAAGTAATCCTTATGcaaaattaacataaaaacaactctcgtgcacaaggttCTTACATATTAATTGATTAGTTCTCGCAGATAATGGGCTCCACAAAAGATTCAAAGTCCACCAAGCACAAACATATTACACTGTAATGAAACATTAGTTCTTGGACGAAGcaatagaaaaaaaatctcCAATCAATTAATACCGTACTACATTTAAGTGCACTAATACTTGTCAAATGCACTCAATAGCTGACACTGGTCTGATCCAGCTGTTCAGTTAGAGAGAAGCTGAGTTTAATTCAAGTTTCACATGAAAGGAACTTGAGCCTGCTTAATACCCTAAACAACAGTTGAGCCAAAGGAACCTCCATAGCAATGCACATAGCAAGTAATATAAACTGTTCCAACAGATAACCGGGACACATCAGGTCCGATATTAAGTACTTGCATAAAGTTTTATCATCCATATTTGTTCCATGAACTTAAGAAAGGACAATTTGAAGTAGCTTGATAGTAACTAAAAGATAAAGAGTTTTTTTCGGTAATACGATATATGTATATCTAGCTCAAATCCATGCCATCTCCAGCTTGGCTGCAGATGGGACTGACATTAGAAAAAGATCTCTCGAAAGGAGAAGGATGAAACTGAGCATCACGTCGGCGCTTAAAACCACAGGTATCACCAGGAGTATTGTCAGAATCAAGCTTCCTACGCACACCTCTAACTGCCTGCTGCTCTGCTGGAGTTAGGGGGGAAAGCTGGCCACTCACCCGGCAAAGGGAACTATGGTTATCATACAAAATTCTTTGGTTACAGTTCTTGTCACAAATGTGAGTGAGTCCTGTTAGTTTGCAACAATACACGTTTCCACATACATGTTCGTTTTCACACTTGTAACCGCATTTGTGAACTGGATTTGGCCCATCTAGGCCTAGAATGGTCGATAGATAGATGACATTAGCAGCACCACCCATTGTAGATTTTCCATATGCTTCCATTGCTTCTGCAAGAATAGCAACTTCGAATTCTGCACTTGACAGTTCTGCAGAACCCAACAGAATGCAAGAATTCATCAAAAACGAAAAGATTATCTGGATCCACATCGACGACAATTTTTGGTTTGGTAATAAAGCTACAGCAGCCTTAGCCTACGCGTGATATGGCTAACCTAAAACCTAACATCAATTGTAATATGGAACTCTGTTAAAGGGATTGAGAAAAGGAGATAGCCTAGACCTCCAAGACATAAGAAAATCCGCTGACCCTTTTTTTCTATGTTCGTTAATCAATAGCGCTTAAattgcatttaaaaaaaatcatagtaCCTACAAGTAACAATACggaaataccaaaaaaaaactacattttTATTGCTACAATAACAAAAATAGATCAATTAGAAAAATAAGCAAACAGATCTGCAACACAATCACGTCTTCCTCTCAGAACAAGTAATCGATATCACAAGGGCCGACATGACTAAAAGCCAAACGACATAAAGCTCCAAGGCCGCTAAAACACAGATTTCTCCCCG
This sequence is a window from Tripterygium wilfordii isolate XIE 37 chromosome 8, ASM1340144v1, whole genome shotgun sequence. Protein-coding genes within it:
- the LOC120004025 gene encoding uncharacterized protein LOC120004025, whose protein sequence is MEAYGKSTMGGAANVIYLSTILGLDGPNPVHKCGYKCENEHVCGNVYCCKLTGLTHICDKNCNQRILYDNHSSLCRVSGQLSPLTPAEQQAVRGVRRKLDSDNTPGDTCGFKRRRDAQFHPSPFERSFSNVSPICSQAGDGMDLS